The following coding sequences are from one Treponema parvum window:
- a CDS encoding extracellular solute-binding protein, translating to MKKIGIILAVLIVAAGLAAANGTKEAPKGGAASGEQITLNLWHIGVDATRHAAMKAAIDRYQAANPNVKVIEQAIENDPYKTKLKTAMGGGNPPDVFITWGGGWLEEFVKAGKVLDINDRIAKVSDNYLLPGISMGKVGNSYYGLPITCGPSSVYYNAELYKKYGLSVPKTLSEFENNCDILKKNGIIPIALGNSSKWPGAITFIYLSMRYGGAETFTKAYARNGADFTDESFVKAGAKIQEWVKKGYYPEGMNGINYDTGGSRMLFYSGRAAHLIQTNGLLGACRSEAPDFFKNNLGLFKFPVIEGAKGSADEIVGGGTVVHISSSCKHPDEAFGLLVAVSDLAYGQDMVNGSSMITGVKGVNIKDPLVKQQYEVLLGAKFMQNFYDQYLPPALGEVHKNTTQALFGLTMTPEQAASEVEAKAVEILGPAKK from the coding sequence ATGAAAAAGATTGGAATTATTTTGGCAGTGCTGATCGTTGCGGCCGGTCTTGCTGCGGCGAACGGCACAAAAGAAGCGCCTAAGGGCGGAGCAGCCTCAGGCGAGCAGATCACGTTGAATTTATGGCACATAGGAGTCGACGCTACCCGTCATGCGGCTATGAAAGCTGCGATTGACAGATACCAGGCGGCAAACCCGAATGTAAAAGTCATTGAACAGGCTATTGAAAACGATCCGTACAAAACGAAACTTAAGACGGCCATGGGCGGCGGAAATCCGCCTGATGTATTTATAACATGGGGCGGCGGCTGGCTTGAAGAATTTGTAAAGGCAGGCAAAGTTCTTGACATAAACGACAGGATCGCAAAGGTGTCCGATAATTATCTTTTACCCGGTATTTCGATGGGAAAGGTAGGAAACTCTTACTACGGTTTACCGATAACATGCGGACCTTCATCCGTTTATTATAACGCCGAGCTGTATAAAAAATACGGCCTTTCGGTTCCTAAAACCTTAAGTGAATTTGAAAACAACTGTGATATTCTTAAGAAAAACGGAATTATTCCTATTGCGCTCGGAAACTCAAGCAAATGGCCCGGCGCTATAACCTTTATTTATCTTTCCATGCGCTACGGCGGAGCAGAAACGTTTACAAAGGCGTATGCGAGAAACGGCGCTGATTTTACCGACGAAAGTTTTGTAAAAGCAGGTGCTAAAATTCAGGAATGGGTTAAAAAAGGATACTATCCTGAAGGAATGAACGGTATTAATTACGACACTGGCGGTTCACGTATGCTTTTTTACAGCGGAAGAGCCGCGCACCTAATTCAGACAAACGGTCTTTTGGGCGCTTGCCGTTCCGAAGCTCCTGATTTCTTTAAGAATAACCTCGGCCTGTTTAAATTCCCTGTAATCGAAGGCGCAAAAGGTTCTGCGGATGAAATTGTCGGCGGCGGAACTGTAGTTCACATTTCTTCTTCGTGTAAACACCCTGATGAAGCTTTCGGTCTTTTGGTAGCCGTTTCGGATCTTGCGTACGGACAGGATATGGTAAACGGTTCAAGCATGATTACAGGCGTCAAGGGCGTGAACATAAAGGATCCTCTTGTAAAACAGCAGTACGAAGTTCTGCTCGGCGCAAAATTTATGCAGAATTTTTATGATCAGTACTTGCCGCCCGCTTTAGGCGAAGTTCATAAAAATACAACCCAAGCTCTGTTCGGCTTGACTATGACTCCCGAACAGGCCGCTAGTGAAGTAGAAGCTAAAGCGGTTGAAATTTTAGGTCCCGCAAAGAAATAA
- a CDS encoding carbohydrate ABC transporter permease translates to MAGVYNSKSNRTKEILFVIACLVPGFLIYGTYNLLGIVKTFHYSLLSWTGISDVRPFIGLENYFKLVKDPSMMVAIRNNLILVVTSICIQLPCALLIAMALNSKIKGTKFFRTVFFLPMLFSTVATGIMWQLFYDPMFGILAYLMKFLGLGSKVIGFLADTRTAMPAVLFVICWQFIPFYMIILKAGLANIPAELYEAARIDGANRWQCFVHVTLPMIAPTLRTSAVMSMVGSLKYFDLIYIMTGGGPNGASELMATYMYKKGFVEFSMGYASSIAGTMFIICFIFACCFLYLTQEHKEKIKKEKAHA, encoded by the coding sequence TTGGCCGGTGTATATAATTCAAAAAGCAACCGCACAAAAGAAATTTTATTTGTGATTGCATGTCTTGTTCCCGGTTTTTTGATTTACGGAACTTACAATCTTTTGGGAATAGTTAAAACTTTTCATTACAGTTTGCTTTCATGGACGGGAATAAGCGACGTCCGGCCTTTTATCGGTTTGGAAAATTATTTTAAGCTTGTAAAAGATCCCAGCATGATGGTCGCCATAAGAAACAATCTTATTTTAGTCGTCACTTCGATCTGCATTCAACTTCCCTGCGCATTGCTTATCGCTATGGCGCTGAATTCAAAAATAAAAGGAACAAAATTTTTTAGAACGGTATTCTTTTTACCCATGCTTTTTTCAACCGTCGCTACGGGTATCATGTGGCAGCTGTTTTACGATCCTATGTTCGGGATTTTAGCTTATCTGATGAAGTTTTTAGGGCTGGGGTCCAAAGTCATAGGCTTCCTTGCCGATACACGCACTGCGATGCCGGCCGTGTTGTTCGTAATATGCTGGCAATTTATTCCTTTTTACATGATCATCCTAAAGGCCGGACTTGCAAATATTCCTGCCGAATTATACGAAGCGGCGCGCATTGACGGAGCTAACCGCTGGCAATGTTTCGTTCACGTAACCTTGCCGATGATCGCTCCTACGTTGAGAACGTCGGCCGTTATGTCTATGGTCGGTTCTCTTAAATACTTTGACCTTATTTACATTATGACAGGCGGCGGCCCCAACGGCGCAAGCGAACTTATGGCTACATACATGTACAAAAAAGGATTTGTGGAATTCAGCATGGGCTACGCATCTTCCATTGCCGGAACAATGTTTATAATATGTTTTATTTTTGCCTGTTGTTTTTTGTATCTGACTCAGGAACACAAGGAAAAAATAAAAAAGGAGAAGGCACATGCGTGA
- a CDS encoding carbohydrate ABC transporter permease, with product MRENGEKWFLGDFIFSRFIYLFCIVIAIITGFPLLFLLFNSFKSLPEYMQNIWFIPKKIYLGNYVLVLAPAFLRYFINSLIVSVCGVLLTITVASLMSYIFARFEIKVAKPLYFLVIAGMMIPIHTTLIPVYTLSHQIGFYDHLIGLIGPYVSFNIPISVFIMTQFFKECPKELEEAATIDGGGKFLIYRKIIMPLSVPAISTVGVYTFLNMWNEFIYALVLIDTPARKTLSLGVRDFYGFQTINIPAVLTAILVGSLPVLTFYFIAQDKVINGLTQGAVKG from the coding sequence ATGCGTGAAAACGGCGAAAAGTGGTTTTTAGGTGATTTTATTTTTTCACGTTTTATTTATCTGTTCTGTATCGTAATCGCAATAATAACAGGATTTCCTCTGCTTTTTCTCCTGTTTAACAGTTTTAAGAGCCTTCCGGAATACATGCAGAATATTTGGTTTATTCCTAAAAAAATTTATTTAGGAAACTACGTCTTGGTATTGGCTCCCGCCTTTTTAAGATATTTTATAAACAGCCTTATCGTGAGCGTTTGCGGTGTTTTGCTTACGATCACGGTGGCCTCTCTCATGTCTTACATATTTGCGCGTTTTGAAATAAAGGTCGCAAAACCGCTTTATTTTCTTGTCATTGCGGGAATGATGATTCCTATTCATACGACGCTTATTCCGGTTTATACATTGAGCCATCAGATCGGATTTTACGATCATCTAATAGGTCTTATAGGCCCTTATGTTTCGTTTAATATTCCGATTTCCGTGTTTATTATGACGCAATTTTTTAAAGAATGCCCGAAAGAACTTGAAGAAGCGGCAACGATAGACGGAGGCGGTAAATTCCTTATTTACAGAAAGATCATCATGCCGCTTTCTGTTCCTGCAATTTCTACCGTAGGCGTGTATACTTTTCTTAACATGTGGAATGAATTTATTTATGCGCTTGTTTTGATAGACACGCCTGCAAGAAAAACGCTTTCTCTCGGAGTGCGCGATTTTTACGGATTTCAGACGATAAATATTCCGGCCGTGCTTACGGCCATACTGGTAGGATCTTTGCCTGTGCTGACCTTTTATTTTATAGCGCAGGATAAGGTTATAAACGGACTGACGCAGGGAGCGGTAAAGGGGTAA
- a CDS encoding right-handed parallel beta-helix repeat-containing protein, with translation MKYYVSKESLYGGDGTRERPFKWINDAAKIAVAGDEIIVAPGVYREYVDPVNKGTYDARIVYRSEVKGKAVITGAEEVKNWVKFKGNVWSARVSNGIFGNYNPYTEKICGDWYFSEIPLHTGEVYLNGASMYETDSIENVLSPHKYEGAWDKEFSVYRWFSEQKDGATYIYANFHGADPNKENVEINVRRNCFYPSKTGVDYITFSGFTVKQAATTWAPPTAYQEGMVGPHWSKGWIIEDCEISDSKCCGISLGKYLQPENENKWTFKRLKHGTQTERDSICQAQAEGWTKENIGSHIVRRCDIHHCEQTGIVGHLGCVFSIIEDNHIHHINNKQQLAGAEIGGIKLHAAIDVQIRRNHIHHCTRGLWLDWQAQGTRVTQNLFHDNSIPIGTKVMSALAIGEDLFIEVSHGPTLVDNNIFLSVYAGRIATQGTAYVHNLICGPFTSVGGGTDNGKNGGPRYTPYHFPHRTEVAGFMTFMHGDDRFYNNIFVKNEVPKEYDLYWEQNKTPTNNETGTVPFDDYPCEEEYLALFFKEGDAGAKEDRGKYYTKLPVYTGGNVFFNGAKPCKKERNFKEVSGCKVYAKVIEKDDKYYFETDLFKHLPEFETDLICTETLGKAFEPEQKFENPDGTQIIFDKDYFDNKRGISPIAGPFADKELEFPFKLY, from the coding sequence ATGAAATATTATGTTTCTAAAGAATCATTGTACGGCGGCGACGGCACAAGGGAAAGGCCGTTCAAATGGATAAACGATGCGGCAAAGATCGCCGTAGCGGGCGATGAAATTATCGTCGCTCCGGGCGTATACAGAGAATACGTGGATCCTGTAAACAAGGGAACCTATGACGCCAGAATAGTTTACAGATCCGAAGTAAAAGGAAAGGCTGTGATTACCGGCGCGGAAGAAGTAAAAAATTGGGTGAAATTTAAAGGTAATGTTTGGAGCGCGCGCGTATCCAACGGAATTTTCGGCAACTACAATCCCTATACGGAAAAAATATGCGGGGATTGGTATTTCAGTGAAATTCCGCTTCATACCGGGGAAGTGTATTTAAACGGCGCTTCCATGTACGAAACGGACAGTATTGAAAATGTTTTGTCGCCTCATAAATATGAAGGTGCATGGGATAAGGAATTTTCCGTATACAGGTGGTTTTCGGAGCAAAAGGACGGCGCTACTTACATATATGCAAATTTTCACGGAGCGGATCCCAACAAAGAAAACGTAGAGATAAACGTGCGCAGAAATTGTTTTTATCCCAGTAAGACGGGAGTGGACTATATAACCTTTTCGGGTTTTACCGTAAAGCAGGCCGCAACTACTTGGGCGCCGCCTACGGCCTATCAGGAAGGAATGGTAGGCCCCCATTGGAGTAAGGGCTGGATCATCGAAGACTGCGAAATAAGCGATTCCAAGTGCTGCGGAATTTCTTTAGGTAAGTATCTGCAACCGGAAAACGAAAACAAATGGACCTTTAAAAGGCTTAAGCACGGAACGCAGACTGAAAGGGATTCTATATGCCAGGCGCAGGCGGAAGGCTGGACAAAAGAAAACATAGGCTCTCATATAGTGCGCCGCTGCGACATACACCATTGCGAACAGACGGGTATCGTAGGGCATTTAGGCTGCGTGTTTTCGATAATCGAAGACAATCACATTCACCACATAAACAATAAACAACAGCTTGCAGGCGCGGAGATAGGCGGAATAAAGCTGCATGCGGCTATCGACGTGCAGATCAGGAGGAATCACATCCATCACTGCACAAGAGGCTTGTGGCTTGACTGGCAAGCGCAGGGAACGCGGGTTACGCAGAATTTATTCCACGACAATTCTATTCCCATAGGAACGAAAGTGATGTCCGCTCTGGCTATAGGCGAAGACTTGTTTATTGAAGTAAGCCACGGACCTACTCTTGTGGATAACAATATCTTCCTTTCGGTGTATGCGGGGCGTATTGCCACACAGGGAACCGCCTACGTTCATAACCTTATCTGCGGGCCCTTTACGAGCGTCGGGGGCGGAACGGATAACGGCAAAAACGGAGGCCCGCGATATACGCCTTATCACTTTCCGCATAGAACGGAAGTTGCAGGTTTTATGACCTTTATGCACGGCGACGATCGTTTTTACAATAACATCTTTGTAAAAAACGAAGTGCCTAAGGAATATGACCTTTACTGGGAACAAAATAAGACGCCCACGAACAATGAAACTGGGACTGTTCCCTTTGACGATTATCCTTGCGAAGAAGAGTATTTGGCTTTATTCTTCAAAGAAGGCGACGCAGGCGCAAAGGAAGACAGAGGCAAATACTATACGAAACTTCCCGTGTATACCGGAGGGAACGTATTCTTTAACGGCGCAAAACCCTGTAAAAAAGAAAGGAATTTTAAGGAAGTGAGCGGCTGCAAGGTGTATGCAAAAGTAATTGAAAAAGACGACAAATATTATTTTGAAACCGACTTGTTCAAGCATCTTCCCGAATTCGAAACGGATCTTATTTGTACCGAAACGCTCGGAAAGGCGTTTGAGCCGGAACAAAAATTTGAAAATCCCGACGGTACTCAGATAATTTTCGATAAAGATTATTTCGACAACAAGAGAGGAATTTCTCCTATTGCCGGGCCGTTTGCCGATAAAGAGCTGGAATTCCCTTTTAAGCTATATTAG
- a CDS encoding Na/Pi cotransporter family protein, whose amino-acid sequence MNIIQTVLQLAGSLAFLLYGMKMMSDGVQKSAGDSLQHILGFMTGNRLMAVITGILVTMIIQSSGATTVMVVSFVNSGLLTLTQSIGVIFGANIGTTVTAWIVALFGFNFKISLFAVPVFGLGYLLTLLKKLHKESIGEFLMGFGMLFLGLDMLSSVVSVEPEKILFLTQLQGMGFASTMIGVFAGFLLTVLLHSSSASTAIILTMAYNRILEWEFSAAMILGSNIGSTVDSVLAAVNTKVNARRAASIHVMFNVIGTVIAVIMLKPLLHLVDFLVPGNVYSGITYHIAMLHTIFNLLATVIFLPFTKQIAHLTERLIKPRENEKQAVYKLEFIDAIGRKNTLAHIVRAEKAIADMADLVIEMFDHLQLGFSDRSQNFIDKHMESLVRDEDYADQMSEQITHYLLKCGKLPVGPSQQNNISLMMSIVDELENMTDDCYNVACLLKKSIEKKMVFLQENMDKLIPYVELVRQFITFIHININKRLSAEKLEFAKELEEQIDATRKNLKKTARKRLESGADVKSELLYIDVVRQIEKIGDCAFNIAGALSETR is encoded by the coding sequence AACCGGTATTCTTGTAACCATGATCATACAATCTTCGGGCGCAACTACCGTCATGGTCGTTTCATTTGTAAATTCCGGCCTTCTCACGCTTACACAGTCAATCGGGGTCATTTTCGGCGCCAATATAGGAACTACCGTTACGGCGTGGATAGTCGCACTATTCGGATTTAATTTTAAAATATCTTTATTTGCCGTTCCCGTTTTCGGGTTGGGCTATCTTCTTACCCTTTTAAAAAAATTGCACAAAGAAAGCATCGGCGAATTTTTGATGGGTTTCGGTATGCTGTTTTTGGGACTCGACATGCTTTCATCCGTAGTATCCGTCGAACCTGAAAAAATTCTATTCCTTACGCAACTGCAGGGAATGGGCTTTGCGAGCACAATGATCGGTGTCTTTGCCGGATTTCTTTTGACCGTGCTGCTGCATTCGTCAAGCGCTTCTACTGCCATAATACTCACAATGGCCTACAACAGAATTCTTGAGTGGGAATTTTCCGCAGCTATGATTTTGGGGAGCAATATAGGATCCACCGTCGATTCCGTGCTTGCGGCGGTAAACACAAAGGTAAACGCGCGAAGAGCGGCTTCGATACACGTAATGTTCAACGTAATCGGAACCGTAATAGCCGTAATCATGTTAAAGCCGCTCTTGCACCTGGTAGACTTTCTTGTTCCCGGCAACGTATACTCCGGCATAACATATCATATTGCGATGCTGCACACGATATTCAATTTGCTTGCCACCGTTATATTCCTGCCGTTTACAAAACAAATTGCGCATCTTACGGAACGGCTCATAAAACCGCGCGAAAACGAAAAACAAGCCGTTTACAAGCTGGAATTCATAGACGCGATAGGAAGAAAAAACACACTTGCCCACATAGTCCGAGCGGAAAAAGCGATAGCCGACATGGCCGACCTTGTAATAGAAATGTTCGATCATCTTCAGTTGGGATTTTCCGATCGATCGCAGAACTTTATAGACAAACATATGGAAAGCCTTGTGAGGGACGAAGATTATGCCGATCAAATGTCCGAGCAGATTACGCATTATCTTTTAAAGTGCGGTAAATTGCCGGTAGGTCCGTCGCAGCAAAACAATATATCTCTTATGATGTCTATCGTCGATGAACTTGAAAACATGACCGACGACTGTTATAACGTCGCCTGCCTTTTAAAAAAGAGCATAGAGAAAAAAATGGTCTTTTTGCAGGAAAATATGGACAAGCTGATTCCCTATGTCGAACTCGTGCGGCAGTTTATAACATTCATCCATATAAACATCAACAAGCGTTTAAGCGCGGAAAAACTGGAATTTGCAAAGGAACTTGAAGAACAGATTGACGCTACAAGGAAGAATCTAAAAAAAACCGCAAGAAAGCGGCTTGAAAGCGGCGCCGACGTAAAATCGGAACTTTTATATATCGACGTAGTCCGCCAGATAGAAAAGATAGGCGACTGCGCATTCAATATAGCCGGCGCGCTTTCGGAAACACGCTAA